Proteins from a single region of Nocardioides anomalus:
- a CDS encoding helix-turn-helix domain-containing protein, whose translation MPDDLAELLATVEPVALGARLKQARLLAGLTQTQLADGAASVGYVSRIESGQRRPDLSVLLRLAERLNASPLALLTGAPDPTLTRMQVALDHAELTLRGGSPDAALLQLEELLAALAATPVADTGLVQSARLTHATALEATGRLDEAIIALEDFRAEVGDRSADSVRAAVALSRCYRESGDLGRAVETGERELEALQGLGLEGSDEAVQLTVTVAAAHFLRGDAAHAARLCRRAIERAEELGTPVAKASAYWNASIVESERGAVAAAVPLAAKALRLLEDAEDNRNLARLRSELGILLLRLDPPEVEEARTNLEAAEAMLSWSSASQVDLCRNRLHLARAELLSGDVEGAREAGRAVLVDLPRGVARLDVEVRLFLGEAAAVAGDDADAARQHAAAAEALEAQAQDRSAAELWFRLAASLDEAGSVHEALDAYRRAAACSGIAPSRARTDA comes from the coding sequence GTGCCGGACGACCTCGCTGAGCTGTTGGCGACCGTCGAGCCGGTTGCCCTGGGGGCACGGCTCAAGCAGGCTCGCCTGCTGGCGGGACTGACCCAGACCCAGCTGGCGGACGGCGCGGCGAGCGTCGGCTACGTGTCGCGGATCGAGTCCGGCCAGCGGCGCCCGGACCTCTCCGTGCTGCTCCGGTTGGCCGAACGGCTGAACGCCTCACCGCTGGCCCTGCTCACCGGTGCCCCGGACCCCACGCTGACCCGGATGCAGGTGGCGCTGGACCACGCGGAGCTGACGCTGCGGGGCGGATCGCCGGACGCCGCGCTGCTGCAGCTCGAGGAGCTCCTCGCGGCGTTGGCGGCCACCCCCGTCGCGGACACCGGGCTGGTGCAGAGCGCCAGGCTCACCCACGCGACCGCCCTGGAGGCGACGGGGCGGCTCGACGAGGCGATCATCGCCCTGGAGGACTTCCGGGCCGAGGTGGGCGACCGCTCGGCCGACTCGGTGCGCGCGGCGGTGGCGCTGAGTCGCTGCTACCGCGAGAGCGGAGACCTCGGCCGCGCGGTGGAGACCGGCGAGCGGGAGCTCGAGGCGCTGCAGGGGCTGGGGCTGGAGGGCTCCGACGAGGCCGTGCAGCTCACGGTGACGGTGGCGGCGGCGCACTTCCTGCGCGGCGACGCGGCCCACGCGGCCCGGTTGTGCCGGCGCGCGATCGAGCGGGCCGAGGAGCTGGGCACGCCGGTGGCCAAGGCGTCGGCGTACTGGAACGCGAGCATCGTGGAGTCCGAGCGCGGCGCGGTGGCCGCGGCCGTCCCCCTGGCCGCGAAGGCCCTGCGGCTGCTCGAGGACGCCGAGGACAACCGCAACCTCGCGCGCCTGCGCTCCGAGCTCGGCATCCTCCTGCTGCGCCTGGACCCGCCGGAGGTCGAGGAGGCCCGCACCAACCTCGAGGCGGCCGAGGCCATGCTGTCCTGGTCGAGCGCCAGCCAGGTCGACCTGTGCCGGAACCGCCTCCACCTGGCGCGGGCCGAGCTGCTCTCCGGCGACGTCGAGGGCGCGCGCGAGGCCGGCCGGGCCGTGCTGGTGGACCTCCCCCGGGGGGTCGCGCGGTTGGACGTGGAGGTGCGGCTGTTCCTGGGTGAGGCCGCGGCAGTCGCGGGTGACGACGCCGACGCGGCCCGACAGCACGCCGCCGCCGCCGAGGCGCTCGAGGCCCAGGCCCAGGACCGCTCGGCCGCCGAGCTGTGGTTCCGGCTCGCCGCGTCGCTGGACGAGGCGGGCTCGGTGCACGAGGCGCTCGACGCCTACCGCCGCGCGGCCGCCTGCAGCGGGATCGCGCCGTCGCGCGCCCGCACCGACGCGTAG
- a CDS encoding phosphatase PAP2 family protein — protein sequence MTMVHPGQAPNPVRRTAGRALSRTVDRVGPAALSALRELVLVAVLFEFYRLGRLLARDEVVDARHHAEFVHRLEHVLRLPSEADLQALVPSDAWLHAANVYYVSVHFPAMIAFLVWGYVFRPRWEYVWARNLVIALTGAALVVHILYPLAPPRMFPQWGFVDTMAVLGPDAYAGASGDLANQFAAMPSLHVGWAALIAYVLHRTGPKWLAWVATLHLALTVVVVVVTANHYWMDGVVALALLAVASRIVRPKVPADDAGEQPTTLALSRETAHR from the coding sequence ATGACGATGGTGCACCCCGGCCAAGCGCCGAACCCGGTACGCCGGACGGCAGGCCGCGCCCTGTCGCGCACCGTGGACCGGGTCGGTCCCGCGGCGCTGTCGGCGCTGCGCGAGCTGGTGCTGGTGGCGGTGCTCTTCGAGTTCTACCGGCTCGGTCGCCTGCTCGCCCGCGACGAGGTCGTCGACGCCCGCCACCACGCCGAGTTCGTGCACCGCCTCGAGCACGTGCTGCGGCTGCCCTCCGAGGCCGACCTGCAGGCCCTGGTCCCCTCCGACGCCTGGCTGCACGCGGCTAACGTCTACTACGTCTCGGTGCACTTCCCGGCGATGATCGCGTTCCTGGTCTGGGGCTACGTCTTCCGCCCCCGCTGGGAGTACGTCTGGGCGCGCAACCTGGTCATCGCGCTCACCGGCGCCGCGCTCGTGGTGCACATCCTCTACCCCCTCGCACCGCCGCGGATGTTCCCGCAGTGGGGCTTCGTGGACACCATGGCCGTCCTCGGCCCGGATGCCTACGCCGGCGCGAGCGGCGACCTGGCCAACCAGTTCGCGGCCATGCCGAGCCTCCACGTGGGCTGGGCGGCCCTCATCGCCTACGTCCTGCACCGGACCGGGCCCAAGTGGCTGGCCTGGGTCGCCACCCTGCACCTGGCCCTCACCGTCGTGGTGGTCGTCGTGACCGCCAACCACTACTGGATGGACGGCGTCGTCGCCCTGGCCCTGCTCGCGGTGGCCAGCCGCATCGTGCGGCCCAAGGTCCCCGCGGACGACGCGGGCGAGCAGCCGACCACGCTCGCGCTGTCGCGGGAAACCGCTCACCGCTGA
- a CDS encoding biotin/lipoyl-binding carrier protein: MARERVQEIVAEMVANVLTVSVEPGDAVAAGDTVVILESMKMEIPVIAEDAGTVRAVKIAPRRRRPGGRRPRGDRAGGLATSGHTARSPPLSLFAGPREGAMSVTSEAEQLLKWLADLVAEPPAPSSGEAVAGTVWELATRDLQRAADRAWAIAAAIDRRATRLAQARSAKASTAEPGTRTTVLDELVSDWRVLAEATRDQHRGCADLVVRARVLAPREDVKHVAQGKTALPAETLESLGAAARAIESLARLQESIATIDRDRKRLELELARAVAAGDEAERAYRTDLAAKLDAARGRAEEDREDAGGGADGPESRRPPSTQLASLATRTLETARGRFGDTSRVNRTTESFLDEVDLLSESTRRLGRRAREVESREDLAGLTEVATPRVLTGPAVDPAVETADEDGQASGD; the protein is encoded by the coding sequence ATGGCCCGGGAGCGCGTGCAGGAGATCGTCGCCGAGATGGTGGCCAACGTCCTCACCGTCTCGGTCGAGCCCGGCGACGCCGTCGCCGCCGGCGACACCGTCGTCATCCTCGAGTCGATGAAGATGGAGATCCCCGTCATCGCCGAGGACGCCGGCACGGTCCGCGCCGTCAAGATCGCCCCCCGCCGACGTCGTCCAGGAGGGCGACGTCCTCGTGGAGATCGTGCTGGCGGACTAGCCACATCGGGCCATACCGCCCGGTCCCCGCCCCTGTCACTGTTCGCAGGACCCAGGGAGGGTGCCATGAGCGTGACGTCGGAGGCGGAGCAGCTGCTCAAGTGGCTGGCGGACCTGGTGGCCGAGCCGCCGGCGCCGAGCTCCGGGGAGGCGGTCGCCGGCACCGTCTGGGAGCTCGCCACCCGGGACCTCCAGCGTGCGGCCGATCGGGCCTGGGCGATCGCTGCCGCGATCGACCGGCGTGCGACGCGTCTGGCCCAGGCGCGGAGCGCGAAGGCGTCGACTGCGGAGCCGGGGACGCGCACCACGGTGCTCGACGAGCTGGTCTCCGACTGGCGCGTCCTCGCCGAGGCCACCCGCGACCAGCACCGCGGCTGCGCCGACCTGGTGGTGCGCGCGCGGGTGCTCGCGCCCCGGGAGGACGTCAAGCACGTCGCCCAGGGCAAGACGGCACTGCCCGCGGAGACGCTCGAGTCGCTCGGTGCGGCGGCGCGGGCGATCGAGTCGCTGGCCAGGCTGCAGGAGTCGATCGCCACCATCGACCGGGACCGCAAGCGACTCGAGCTGGAGCTGGCCCGCGCGGTCGCCGCCGGCGACGAGGCGGAGCGGGCCTACCGGACCGACCTGGCCGCGAAGCTGGACGCGGCACGCGGGCGGGCGGAGGAGGACCGGGAGGACGCGGGAGGGGGTGCCGACGGCCCGGAGTCGCGACGGCCGCCGTCCACCCAGCTGGCGTCGCTGGCCACCAGGACGCTGGAGACGGCGCGAGGTCGTTTCGGGGACACGAGCAGGGTGAACCGGACCACGGAGTCCTTCCTGGACGAGGTCGACCTGCTGTCGGAGAGCACGCGGCGGCTCGGCCGGCGCGCCCGGGAGGTCGAGTCGCGCGAGGACCTGGCCGGGCTCACCGAGGTCGCCACGCCGCGTGTTCTCACCGGACCCGCGGTCGACCCGGCCGTGGAGACCGCCGACGAGGACGGGCAGGCGTCCGGTGACTGA
- a CDS encoding phospholipase D-like domain-containing protein, giving the protein MKKVPALVATAVSAVLALTLGSAPGHAADGDASFDGPAATSAPTSPSPLILKGGGKGGKGGKGGGHRYSVPEGAYFNNPRGNWTARLRIERQIVRAIDNTRKGSYIRIALYSFDRIPVAQRLIAARNRGVHVQLLLNDHQDTRAMKMLRARLGTDRDKKDFIYKCHSGCRTDNRNRLLHSKFYTFTKTGKSKYALFFGSHNLTMNAARHQWNDLYLSAGREDLFNQYVALFDDMKKDYEVAQPPLPTFCGVPADGVACNDAVDFGTTVTFPRLVGPVNDPIVQILDKVQCITVQPDGSRVRTKLSVNMHTIRGRRGSYLADAYRRKFAEGCAARFSFGLVGGKTKPHLGAKTIRGRMPLRASSFDYHPDQEVKNPDGKLDLTLDYYSHQKILIIDGNYDGNPHAKVVFTGSSNWGALGSVNDEILVGIQGKRVVRQYQANFDFMWKPGNSRNAYTTTYLHFRVPVVRMGPDGEKVVTYRTVTRKRVVIDPSLVYHGAAAAGPYWEDD; this is encoded by the coding sequence GTGAAGAAGGTCCCTGCCCTCGTGGCGACCGCCGTCTCGGCGGTGCTGGCACTGACGCTGGGCTCCGCGCCCGGCCACGCCGCCGACGGCGATGCGTCGTTCGACGGCCCGGCCGCCACCAGCGCGCCGACCAGTCCGTCCCCGCTGATCCTCAAGGGCGGCGGCAAGGGCGGGAAGGGCGGGAAGGGCGGCGGCCACCGCTACTCCGTCCCCGAGGGCGCCTACTTCAACAACCCCCGCGGCAACTGGACCGCGCGGCTGCGCATCGAGCGTCAGATCGTCCGCGCGATCGACAACACCCGCAAGGGCTCCTACATCCGCATCGCGCTCTACTCCTTCGACCGCATCCCGGTCGCCCAGCGGCTGATCGCGGCCCGCAACCGCGGCGTGCACGTGCAGCTGCTGCTCAACGACCACCAGGACACCCGCGCGATGAAGATGCTCCGCGCGCGCCTGGGCACCGATCGGGACAAGAAGGACTTCATCTACAAGTGCCACTCGGGCTGCCGCACCGACAACCGCAACCGGCTGCTGCACTCGAAGTTCTACACGTTCACCAAGACCGGCAAGTCCAAGTACGCGCTGTTCTTCGGCTCGCACAACCTGACCATGAACGCCGCGCGACACCAGTGGAACGACCTGTACCTCAGCGCCGGCCGCGAGGACCTCTTCAACCAGTACGTCGCGCTGTTCGACGACATGAAGAAGGACTACGAGGTCGCCCAGCCGCCGCTGCCGACGTTCTGCGGCGTCCCCGCCGACGGCGTGGCCTGCAACGACGCGGTCGACTTCGGCACCACCGTCACGTTCCCGCGCCTGGTCGGCCCGGTCAACGACCCGATCGTGCAGATCCTGGACAAGGTCCAGTGCATCACCGTGCAGCCCGACGGCTCGCGCGTGCGCACCAAGCTGTCGGTCAACATGCACACCATCCGCGGGCGCCGCGGCAGCTACCTGGCCGACGCCTACCGCCGCAAGTTCGCCGAGGGCTGCGCGGCGCGCTTCAGCTTCGGCCTGGTGGGTGGCAAGACCAAGCCGCACCTGGGCGCCAAGACCATCCGCGGCCGGATGCCGCTGCGCGCCTCGAGCTTCGACTACCACCCGGACCAGGAGGTCAAGAACCCCGACGGGAAGCTCGACCTCACCCTGGACTACTACTCCCACCAGAAGATCCTGATCATCGACGGGAACTACGACGGGAACCCCCACGCAAAGGTCGTCTTCACCGGCTCCTCCAACTGGGGCGCCCTCGGCTCGGTGAACGACGAGATCCTGGTCGGCATCCAGGGCAAGAGGGTCGTGCGGCAGTACCAGGCCAACTTCGACTTCATGTGGAAGCCGGGCAACTCCCGCAACGCCTACACCACGACGTACCTGCACTTCCGCGTGCCCGTCGTGCGCATGGGCCCGGACGGCGAGAAGGTCGTCACCTACCGGACCGTGACCCGCAAGAGGGTCGTCATCGACCCGTCGCTGGTCTACCACGGCGCCGCCGCGGCCGGCCCGTACTGGGAAGACGACTAG
- a CDS encoding phosphoenolpyruvate carboxykinase (GTP), which translates to MTATQDAPTDTTLTSSAPTTHQGILDFVAEVAAMTKPARIQWCTGSDEEWTELTDALVATGTFTRLNPELKPNSFHAASDPIDVARVEDRTYICSVDEKDCGPTNNWMAPDEMKAIMRKLYDGCMAGRTMYVIPFVMGHLDAEKPMFGIELTDSAYVTASMRVMARMGSQVLERMTELDADFVPCIHSVGHPLAEGEADVSWPCNDTKYIVQFPEERAIWSFGSGYGGNALLGKKCYALRIASVMARDEGWLAEHMLILKLTSPQGVTKYVAAAFPSACGKTNLAMLEPTVPGWKVETLGDDIAWMKIGEDGRLWAVNPEYGFFGVAPGTNEHTNPNAMKTINKGNSVFTNVALTEDGDIWWEGLENQPARATSWKGEPWTPDSDELSSHPNSRYCTPIKQCDILAAEYDDPRGVPIDAILFGGRRRDTVPLVFEARDWAHGTFLGATLSSETTAAAVGQVGVVRRDPMAMLPFIGYHAGDYFNHWIQMGKDNDEAKLPRIFYVNWFRRDEDGGFLWPGFGENSRVLKWVVERIDGQAAAVETPIGHVPAPGALDVDGLDMTEEALAAALAVDPAEWRAELPGIQEWFEKFGDQLPTVLWTELDGLKARLDA; encoded by the coding sequence ATGACAGCCACGCAGGACGCACCGACGGACACGACGCTCACGAGCAGCGCCCCGACGACGCACCAGGGGATCCTCGACTTCGTCGCCGAGGTCGCCGCGATGACCAAGCCGGCCCGCATCCAGTGGTGCACCGGCTCCGACGAGGAGTGGACCGAGCTCACCGACGCGCTCGTCGCGACCGGGACCTTCACCCGGCTCAACCCGGAGCTCAAGCCGAACTCCTTCCACGCCGCCAGCGACCCGATCGACGTCGCGCGCGTGGAGGACCGGACCTACATCTGCTCGGTCGACGAGAAGGACTGCGGGCCCACCAACAACTGGATGGCCCCGGACGAGATGAAGGCCATCATGCGCAAGCTGTACGACGGCTGCATGGCCGGGCGCACGATGTACGTCATCCCGTTCGTCATGGGTCACCTCGACGCCGAGAAGCCGATGTTCGGCATCGAGCTGACCGACTCGGCGTACGTCACCGCCTCGATGCGCGTCATGGCCCGGATGGGCTCGCAGGTGCTGGAGCGCATGACCGAGCTCGACGCCGACTTCGTGCCCTGCATCCACTCCGTCGGCCACCCGCTGGCCGAGGGCGAGGCGGACGTGTCGTGGCCGTGCAACGACACCAAGTACATCGTGCAGTTCCCCGAGGAGCGCGCGATCTGGTCCTTCGGCTCCGGCTACGGCGGCAACGCGCTGCTCGGCAAGAAGTGCTACGCCCTGCGCATCGCCAGCGTCATGGCCCGCGACGAGGGCTGGCTGGCCGAGCACATGCTGATCCTCAAGCTGACCAGCCCGCAGGGGGTCACGAAGTACGTCGCGGCGGCGTTCCCCAGCGCCTGCGGCAAGACCAACCTCGCGATGCTCGAGCCGACCGTCCCCGGCTGGAAGGTCGAGACGCTCGGCGACGACATCGCCTGGATGAAGATCGGCGAGGACGGCCGGCTGTGGGCGGTCAACCCGGAGTACGGCTTCTTCGGCGTCGCGCCCGGCACCAACGAGCACACCAACCCCAACGCCATGAAGACCATCAACAAGGGGAACTCGGTCTTCACCAACGTCGCGCTCACCGAGGACGGCGACATCTGGTGGGAGGGCCTGGAGAACCAGCCGGCCCGCGCCACCTCCTGGAAGGGCGAGCCGTGGACGCCGGACAGCGACGAGCTGTCCAGCCACCCCAACAGCCGCTACTGCACCCCGATCAAGCAGTGCGACATCCTCGCGGCGGAGTACGACGACCCGCGCGGCGTCCCGATCGACGCGATCCTCTTCGGCGGTCGCCGCCGCGACACCGTCCCGCTGGTCTTCGAGGCCCGCGACTGGGCCCACGGCACCTTCCTCGGCGCGACGCTCTCCTCGGAGACCACCGCCGCCGCGGTCGGCCAGGTCGGCGTGGTGCGCCGCGACCCGATGGCGATGCTGCCGTTCATCGGCTACCACGCGGGCGACTACTTCAACCACTGGATCCAGATGGGCAAGGACAACGACGAGGCCAAGCTGCCCCGCATCTTCTACGTCAACTGGTTCCGCCGCGACGAGGACGGCGGCTTCCTGTGGCCGGGCTTCGGCGAGAACAGCCGGGTCCTGAAGTGGGTCGTCGAGCGCATCGACGGCCAGGCTGCCGCCGTGGAGACCCCGATCGGCCACGTGCCGGCCCCGGGCGCCCTCGACGTCGACGGGCTCGACATGACCGAGGAGGCGCTCGCCGCCGCCTTGGCCGTGGACCCCGCGGAGTGGCGCGCGGAGCTGCCCGGCATCCAGGAGTGGTTCGAGAAGTTCGGCGACCAGCTGCCCACCGTGCTGTGGACCGAGCTCGACGGCCTCAAGGCGCGGCTCGACGCCTGA
- a CDS encoding HAD-IA family hydrolase: MPRYDAVLFDLLSALLDSWSLWDDVAGDEATGRRWRHRYLAITYATGAYVPYEDLVARAAADEGLDPGLPGELVRRWDELAPWPEAPGVVAALAEHARVGVVTNCSVPLGRRAAARVGVPFDVVVTAEEAGAYKPRPTAYLRAADELGLAPDRVLFVAGSRYDLAGAAGAGLDVWWHNRVGLDGDPDHPPVAEHPTLDVLPGFLTSG; this comes from the coding sequence GTGCCCCGCTACGACGCCGTCCTCTTCGACCTGCTCTCCGCCCTGCTCGACTCGTGGTCGCTCTGGGACGACGTGGCCGGCGACGAGGCGACGGGTCGACGGTGGCGGCACCGCTACCTGGCGATCACCTACGCCACCGGCGCCTACGTGCCGTACGAGGACCTGGTCGCCCGGGCGGCCGCGGACGAGGGCCTCGACCCGGGGCTCCCGGGCGAGCTGGTCCGGCGCTGGGACGAGCTCGCGCCCTGGCCCGAGGCGCCGGGCGTGGTGGCCGCCCTGGCCGAGCACGCCCGCGTCGGCGTGGTCACCAACTGCTCGGTGCCGCTGGGGCGGCGGGCGGCGGCCCGGGTGGGCGTGCCGTTCGACGTCGTGGTCACCGCGGAGGAGGCCGGCGCCTACAAGCCGCGCCCGACGGCGTACCTCCGGGCCGCGGACGAGCTCGGCCTGGCCCCGGACCGGGTGCTGTTCGTGGCCGGCTCCCGCTACGACCTGGCCGGCGCGGCAGGTGCCGGGCTGGACGTGTGGTGGCACAACCGGGTCGGTCTCGACGGCGACCCCGACCACCCGCCGGTGGCCGAGCACCCCACGCTGGACGTGCTGCCGGGGTTCCTCACGAGTGGCTAG
- a CDS encoding helix-turn-helix domain-containing protein: MTRISTFQGKMWCMAPELAHALTTVDPSQLGARIKATRVSLGLTQAELAGKEASIAFLSRIETGQRRPGPELLGSLAERLGVTVEFLVIGEGWEDARRLELQLDHAELSLVGGEAEQALLQVRDALTSVSLDNVPGGRNRARYVEAAALDTLGQPQAAQAMQALLADVSDPAIRLKAATALCRIWREQGQLERAIACARGELGDMADGVLASEEGVRLAVTLAAALYMSGRTAEAAELCDRAIAESERLSSPLARASAYWNASTIRANSGDVAEALTLAKRALHLLESTERVRDLGRLRTQMVWIQLQTDEPQLDDAREQLRLADTELDWSEAGPADRARNQIVQAKAMLMAGEAEECRAVAQAVLATADDDLVIIRTEALTLLGQAAWSLDDREGAQASYRQAIMLLTGAGADREAAQMWFELGTLAAQAGLLAESADAFRRAAASTGLSARLPVVTQPATSPQQTPHHAPAGRF; encoded by the coding sequence TTGACACGAATCAGCACATTTCAGGGCAAGATGTGGTGTATGGCTCCTGAGTTGGCTCACGCGCTGACCACCGTCGACCCCTCCCAGCTCGGGGCGCGGATCAAGGCCACGCGCGTGTCGCTCGGCCTGACCCAGGCCGAGCTGGCCGGCAAAGAGGCATCGATCGCCTTCCTGTCGCGCATCGAGACCGGCCAGCGACGCCCAGGTCCCGAGCTGCTCGGATCCCTCGCAGAGCGCCTCGGCGTGACGGTCGAGTTCCTGGTCATCGGTGAGGGCTGGGAGGACGCCCGGCGCCTCGAGCTCCAACTGGACCACGCGGAGCTCTCCCTGGTGGGCGGCGAGGCGGAGCAGGCTCTGCTCCAGGTGCGCGACGCCCTGACCTCCGTCTCGTTGGACAACGTTCCAGGCGGACGCAATCGCGCTCGCTACGTCGAGGCTGCTGCCCTCGACACCCTGGGCCAGCCCCAGGCCGCCCAGGCCATGCAGGCGCTGCTCGCGGACGTGAGCGATCCCGCCATCCGACTCAAGGCAGCGACCGCGCTGTGCCGCATCTGGCGTGAGCAGGGCCAGCTCGAGCGCGCCATCGCGTGTGCTCGAGGCGAGCTCGGCGACATGGCCGATGGTGTCCTCGCGAGCGAGGAGGGCGTCCGCCTAGCCGTGACCCTGGCCGCCGCTCTCTACATGTCCGGCCGAACCGCTGAGGCCGCTGAGCTGTGTGACCGTGCCATCGCCGAGTCCGAGCGGCTCAGCTCTCCCCTTGCGCGCGCGTCGGCGTACTGGAACGCCTCCACCATCCGCGCCAACTCCGGCGACGTCGCCGAGGCGCTCACGCTCGCGAAACGAGCACTGCACCTGCTGGAGTCCACCGAGCGCGTGCGCGACCTCGGTCGACTCCGCACCCAGATGGTGTGGATCCAGCTGCAGACCGACGAGCCGCAGCTGGACGACGCCCGCGAGCAGCTCCGCCTGGCCGACACCGAGCTCGACTGGAGCGAGGCCGGCCCCGCGGACCGAGCGCGCAACCAGATCGTGCAGGCGAAGGCGATGCTCATGGCCGGAGAGGCCGAGGAATGCCGTGCGGTCGCCCAGGCCGTGCTCGCCACGGCCGACGACGACCTCGTCATCATCCGGACCGAGGCGCTGACGCTCCTGGGCCAGGCCGCTTGGTCGCTCGACGACCGCGAGGGCGCCCAGGCGTCGTACCGGCAGGCCATCATGCTGCTGACCGGCGCGGGTGCCGACCGCGAAGCGGCCCAGATGTGGTTCGAGCTCGGCACCCTGGCTGCGCAGGCCGGGCTGCTCGCGGAGTCGGCTGACGCCTTCCGTCGGGCCGCCGCCTCGACCGGCCTCAGCGCGCGCCTGCCTGTCGTGACCCAGCCGGCGACCAGCCCGCAGCAGACGCCGCACCACGCGCCCGCGGGGCGGTTCTGA
- a CDS encoding phospholipase D-like domain-containing protein — MPGYGAEERALFEDDATKLYEEICQRGGVAVSDYRIAEGGELRAAFDLLVEMGLVVHDSEQEAWVPEDPTTVQSRIVSPLSQQAAKLLAESSQWSSAFSQLTQAWRRAPQSSSRGPFTYLRDSAIDSFLEQIVAECEEETLTAQPQAGRDPRFLAMAALRDTEMLERGVKMRTLYQHSARRSSVTHKYVAAVTSRGAEVRTLDEFFNRMIVIDRRIAVIPNQEDLSVAVAIREPAVVAYLVDVFERSWERARAFTNRETSLMKDIAIEQRSMTMRMLIEGHSDPVSAKRLGVSPRTYAGYVADLKAEYDAATRFQLGYVMGRMGVSGHEEPDDEPAE; from the coding sequence GTGCCGGGCTACGGGGCTGAGGAGCGCGCGCTCTTCGAGGACGACGCCACCAAGCTCTACGAGGAGATCTGCCAGCGCGGCGGGGTGGCGGTCTCGGACTACCGGATCGCCGAGGGCGGCGAGCTGCGGGCGGCGTTCGACCTGCTGGTGGAGATGGGCCTCGTCGTCCACGACAGCGAGCAGGAGGCGTGGGTCCCGGAGGACCCGACGACGGTGCAGTCGCGGATCGTCTCGCCGCTGAGCCAGCAGGCGGCCAAGTTGCTGGCGGAGAGCTCGCAGTGGTCGTCGGCGTTCAGCCAGCTGACCCAGGCGTGGCGGCGGGCGCCGCAGTCGTCGTCGCGGGGACCGTTCACCTACCTGCGCGACAGCGCGATCGACTCCTTCCTGGAGCAGATCGTGGCCGAGTGCGAGGAGGAGACCCTCACCGCGCAGCCGCAGGCGGGGCGCGACCCGCGGTTCCTGGCCATGGCCGCGCTGCGCGACACCGAGATGCTCGAACGCGGGGTCAAGATGCGCACGCTCTACCAGCACAGCGCGCGGCGCAGCTCGGTCACACACAAGTACGTCGCCGCGGTGACGTCGCGGGGCGCCGAGGTGCGCACGCTGGACGAGTTCTTCAACCGGATGATCGTCATCGACCGGCGGATCGCGGTGATCCCCAACCAGGAGGACCTCTCGGTCGCCGTGGCGATCCGCGAGCCGGCCGTCGTGGCCTACCTCGTCGACGTCTTCGAGCGCTCCTGGGAGCGCGCGCGGGCCTTCACCAACCGCGAGACCTCGCTGATGAAGGACATCGCCATCGAGCAGCGGTCGATGACCATGCGGATGCTCATCGAGGGCCACAGCGACCCGGTCAGCGCCAAGCGGCTCGGGGTGAGCCCGCGGACCTACGCGGGCTACGTGGCCGACCTCAAGGCGGAGTACGACGCCGCGACGCGCTTCCAGCTCGGCTACGTGATGGGCCGGATGGGGGTCAGCGGCCACGAGGAGCCGGACGACGAACCGGCGGAGTGA
- a CDS encoding SigE family RNA polymerase sigma factor, with translation MISGRDKREFEAFVAASSDRLVRTAYLLTGDAGHAEDVVQTALLRTARRWRTARSAPEAYARTVVANLAKDRWRLLGRRPAEAPLTLDVPLPDAEPLLDRDLLVRAARGLPEGQRAVLVLRFFDDLSVEETARTLGVSTGTVKSQTSRALAALRVALTTPKENADAHR, from the coding sequence GTGATCAGCGGCCGGGACAAGCGTGAGTTCGAGGCCTTCGTGGCCGCGTCCTCGGACCGGCTGGTGCGCACGGCGTACCTCCTGACCGGCGACGCCGGGCACGCCGAGGACGTGGTCCAGACCGCGCTGCTGCGGACCGCTCGCCGGTGGCGCACGGCCCGGTCCGCGCCCGAGGCCTACGCCCGGACCGTCGTGGCCAACCTGGCCAAGGACCGGTGGCGCCTGCTGGGCCGCCGGCCCGCCGAGGCGCCGCTCACCCTCGACGTGCCTCTCCCGGACGCCGAGCCCCTGCTCGACCGCGACCTGCTGGTCCGGGCCGCGCGCGGGCTGCCGGAGGGGCAGCGGGCGGTGCTCGTGCTGCGCTTCTTCGACGACCTGTCGGTCGAGGAGACCGCGCGGACCCTCGGGGTCAGCACCGGGACCGTCAAGTCACAGACCTCGCGCGCCCTCGCCGCCCTGCGGGTCGCGCTCACCACCCCGAAGGAGAACGCCGATGCTCACCGATGA
- a CDS encoding MmcQ/YjbR family DNA-binding protein, which translates to MACAIADFVELVRQLDDVGQRDREHWSAYTTGGRTFGYLWPRTSTVGLKQTIAEQAALVAERPEVFEVQFTGGGFGWVVCRLDGLERDELAELTFEAWRLTAPAALVEARADRLPV; encoded by the coding sequence GTGGCGTGCGCGATCGCGGACTTCGTGGAGCTGGTCCGCCAGCTCGACGACGTGGGGCAGCGCGACCGTGAGCACTGGTCGGCGTACACCACCGGCGGTCGGACCTTCGGCTACCTGTGGCCGCGGACCAGCACGGTCGGCCTCAAGCAGACCATCGCCGAGCAGGCGGCCCTCGTGGCCGAGCGGCCGGAGGTCTTCGAGGTGCAGTTCACCGGTGGCGGCTTCGGGTGGGTGGTGTGCCGCCTCGACGGGCTGGAGCGCGACGAGCTCGCCGAGCTGACCTTCGAGGCCTGGCGGCTGACGGCGCCGGCCGCGCTGGTGGAGGCCCGCGCGGACCGGCTGCCGGTGTGA